A region from the Linepithema humile isolate Giens D197 chromosome 1, Lhum_UNIL_v1.0, whole genome shotgun sequence genome encodes:
- the Inx3 gene encoding innexin inx3, which produces MVVFGLVSAIAGFVKVRYLIDKAVIDNAFFRLHYRHTSAILFLCCIIVSANNLIGEPIHCLADLRDGTHVINTYCWITSTYTIPRTLTQPIGTHVAHPGLGIDYGEKRVHSYYQWVPFMLFFQGILFYIPHWMWKQWEDNKIRLITEGLRGPLIESKQERQAKIEKLVQYLMETMHLHNSYAAAYFFCEVLNFINTVGNIFFVDTFLGGAFLTYGTEVLKFSGMNQDERSDPMIEVFPRVTKCTFHKYGGSGTIQTIDALCVLALNILNEKIYIFLWFWFIVLAVVSGLGMLYSMAIILLPSTRETILRRRFKFGTPPVVSALIRKTQVGDFLMLHLLGQNLNYMMFHNLLEELCSRLQFGSNSSGASPTSVPSAPSTLEMSPMYPEIEKYAKDTEI; this is translated from the exons GTTCTTCAGGCTGCACTACAGACACACGTCGGCCATTCTGTTCCTTTGCTGCATTATTGTCAGCGCCAATAATTTAATAG GCGAACCGATCCACTGCTTGGCAGATTTGCGGGACGGCACTCATGTCATCAATACGTACTGCTGGATCACGTCTACCTACACGATTCCTCGGACCCTGACGCAACCGATCGGCACCCATGTGGCCCATCCGGGTCTGGGCATCGACTACGGCGAGAAGCGGGTACACTCGTATTATCAGTGGGTGCCGTTCATGCTCTTTTTCCAGGGTATACTGTTCTACATACCGCACTGGATGTGGAAACAGTGGGAGGACAATAAGATCAGGTTAATAACCGAGGGCTTGAGGGGCCCCTTGATCGAAAGCAAGCAAGAACGGCAGGCCAAAATCGAGAAACTGGTGCAATATCTCATGGAGACCATGCACTTGCACAACAGCTACGCCGCCGCATACTTCTTTTGTGAGGTCCTCAACTTCATCAACACC GTTGGGAACATATTCTTCGTCGATACCTTCCTGGGCGGCGCTTTCCTCACGTACGGCACGGAAGTGCTAAAGTTCAGCGGCATGAATCAGGACGAGCGCAGCGACCCGATGATCGAGGTGTTCCCGCGCGTGACCAAGTGCACCTTCCACAAGTACGGTGGCTCCGGAACGATTCAGACAATCGACGCGCTCTGCGTGCTCGCGCTCAACATCCTCAATGAGAAGATATACATTTTCCTATGGTTCTGGTTCATTGTATTGGCTGTGGTGTCCGGCTTGGGAATGCTCTACAGCATGGCGATAATACTATTGCCCAGCACGCGCGAGACAATCCTGAGGAGGCGCTTCAAGTTCGGCACACCGCCTGTTGTCAGCGCGCTTATCCGTAAAACTCAG GTCGGAGATTTCCTGATGCTTCACCTGTTGGGTCAGAACTTGAATTACATGATGTTCCACAATTTGCTGGAAGAACTCTGCAGCCGTCTGCAATTCGGCAGTAACAGCAGCGGCGCGTCGCCGACGTCGGTGCCATCGGCACCCAGCACTCTCGAGATGTCGCCGATGTATCCGGAGATTGAGAAATACGCTAAGGACACCGAGATCTAA